One Tunturibacter gelidoferens genomic region harbors:
- a CDS encoding YbaB/EbfC family nucleoid-associated protein: MDFSDLGKMKEMMGQAKLMQEQMEKKLAATVVEASSGGGVVTVRMNGKKEILRVKIEPTAMGSSASDLELLEDLIAAAVNEAGRRADEAMKSSVAGMMGGLGLPDLPGLG; the protein is encoded by the coding sequence ATGGACTTTTCTGATCTGGGGAAGATGAAAGAGATGATGGGGCAGGCGAAGCTGATGCAGGAGCAGATGGAGAAGAAGCTCGCTGCAACGGTGGTGGAGGCTTCGAGCGGCGGCGGGGTGGTGACGGTGCGGATGAACGGTAAAAAAGAGATTCTGCGGGTAAAGATTGAGCCAACGGCGATGGGCAGTTCGGCGAGCGATCTTGAGTTGCTTGAAGATTTGATTGCAGCAGCAGTGAACGAAGCAGGGCGGAGGGCAGATGAAGCGATGAAGTCGAGCGTGGCCGGAATGATGGGTGGGTTGGGCTTGCCGGATCTGCCGGGGTTGGGCTAA
- the recR gene encoding recombination mediator RecR, which produces MSRLIEELRKLPGIGSKSAQRLAFHVLRSSADDAEALSVAIRELKLHLRLCSTCNNITDIDPCGYCMSPVRNQRLVCVVEEPTNIATIEKTRSYNGVYHVLHGTLSPIGGVGPEQLRITNLLTRLSDIDEVILATSPTTEGEATAGYLALELRKTKGDVKVTRIATGVPAGSDIEYADEVTMTRAMEGRREF; this is translated from the coding sequence ATGTCGCGGCTGATTGAAGAGCTAAGAAAGCTGCCAGGGATTGGTTCCAAGAGTGCGCAGCGGCTGGCGTTTCATGTGCTGCGGTCGTCGGCCGACGATGCCGAGGCGTTGTCAGTAGCAATACGAGAGTTGAAGCTGCACCTGCGGCTCTGCTCGACCTGCAACAACATTACGGACATCGATCCTTGTGGGTATTGCATGAGCCCAGTGCGAAATCAGCGGTTGGTTTGCGTGGTGGAAGAGCCGACCAATATTGCGACGATTGAGAAGACGCGGAGTTATAACGGCGTATATCACGTGCTGCACGGGACGCTCTCTCCGATCGGTGGAGTGGGTCCGGAGCAGTTGCGGATTACGAATCTGCTGACTCGTTTGTCGGATATTGATGAGGTGATTCTGGCGACTTCGCCGACGACGGAGGGAGAGGCGACGGCAGGGTATTTGGCGCTTGAACTTAGGAAAACGAAGGGTGATGTGAAGGTGACGAGGATTGCGACGGGAGTGCCAGCGGGAAGCGATATCGAATATGCCGATGAGGTGACGATGACACGGGCGATGGAAGGGCGGCGCGAGTTTTAA
- a CDS encoding metallophosphoesterase yields MGFDETYSRRRFLRQSFAFSALAGLGGLPALGAAKHGGPGGGSRLLMVGDWGYEDFEAQSRVAKSMQAYVREQRFKTEGLLMLGDNWYGPLPGGAKDVRWKTQFEEMYPSSVFDCPAYAIPGNHDYQTMPMSKVVAELEYAKAGGTRWTMPSLWYSFEFPVKKPLMTVIALDSNMPHADGRPKKGADFTLTPEQQAEQLVWLEAELEKPRSTPFLVVMGHHPIFSNGPHGDHKVLVRDWEPLLRKHKAHMYLAGHDHDMQHLEFEGHPTSFVLSGGGGADLYPLVIDEAQRGPYAQRVYGFSDLEVTPETLTLRHLDEKGRVIHSFTKKVDGTVTNIA; encoded by the coding sequence ATGGGGTTTGATGAGACGTATTCGCGTAGGCGGTTTCTGCGGCAGAGTTTTGCGTTCAGTGCGTTGGCCGGACTTGGTGGTTTGCCGGCGCTGGGTGCTGCGAAGCATGGTGGGCCGGGTGGTGGGTCACGGTTGTTGATGGTGGGGGATTGGGGGTATGAGGACTTTGAGGCGCAGAGCCGTGTGGCGAAGTCGATGCAGGCGTATGTGCGCGAGCAGAGGTTCAAGACCGAGGGGCTCCTGATGCTGGGTGATAACTGGTATGGGCCGCTGCCGGGCGGGGCGAAAGATGTGCGGTGGAAGACACAGTTCGAAGAGATGTATCCGTCGAGCGTGTTCGATTGTCCGGCCTATGCGATTCCTGGCAACCATGACTACCAGACGATGCCGATGAGCAAGGTTGTGGCGGAGCTAGAGTACGCGAAGGCGGGCGGGACGCGGTGGACGATGCCTTCGCTCTGGTATAGCTTCGAGTTCCCGGTGAAGAAGCCGTTGATGACGGTGATTGCACTCGATAGCAATATGCCTCACGCAGATGGAAGGCCGAAGAAGGGTGCGGACTTCACGCTGACTCCGGAGCAGCAGGCGGAGCAGTTGGTTTGGCTGGAGGCGGAGTTGGAGAAGCCTCGGAGTACTCCGTTTCTGGTCGTAATGGGGCATCATCCGATCTTTTCGAATGGGCCGCATGGGGATCATAAGGTGCTGGTGCGGGACTGGGAGCCTCTGCTGCGGAAGCATAAGGCTCATATGTACCTGGCGGGGCATGACCACGATATGCAGCACCTGGAGTTTGAGGGACATCCTACTTCGTTTGTCTTGTCGGGTGGCGGTGGGGCGGATCTTTATCCGCTCGTTATTGATGAGGCTCAGCGTGGGCCCTATGCGCAGCGGGTTTATGGGTTCAGCGATCTGGAGGTGACGCCGGAGACGCTTACGCTACGGCATCTCGATGAGAAGGGGCGGGTGATTCATTCGTTTACGAAGAAGGTGGATGGGACGGTTACGAATATCGCTTAA